One window of the Cryptomeria japonica chromosome 7, Sugi_1.0, whole genome shotgun sequence genome contains the following:
- the LOC131074759 gene encoding transcription factor MYB1-like — MGRRPRRPRRSENAGPNPNRRGWTAEEDMLLAQCVTIHGETGWTSISQKAGLMRSGKSCRLRWLNYLRPDIKHGNISSDEEELIIRMHGLLGNRWSLIAGRLPGRTDNEIKNYWHTHLAKKNLSNKNVGEKQKTKEKHALPAADGLLKVSPVKTKALRISKGLKTYVGSGSSNHQTTDRAKAGNASNTEEFNLPLEEFMKDRDFDITDCRMLQQLGSPSVEINGQFSPEDFRLDAFQGGPGNYLDMYSLYYNMDQFENFAEADYYKMEGIYDSKQDNGSVDELQYLQL; from the exons ATGGGTAGACGTCCACGCCGTCCACGCCGTTCAGAAAACGCAGGCCCTAACCCTAATCGTCGAGGCTGGACTGCCGAAGAAGATATGCTTTTGGCTCAATGCGTCACAATCCATGGCGAGACTGGTTGGACATCCATTTCTCAAAAAGCAG GTCTGATGAGATCCGGGAAGAGCTGTAGATTACGGTGGCTGAACTATCTTCGTCCTGATATCAAGCACGGAAACATTTCATCCGATGAAGAGGAACTTATCATTAGAATGCATGGGCTCCTTGGCAATAG GTGGTCGCTGATAGCAGGTCGACTTCCCGGTCGGACGGACAACGAAATCAAGAATTACTGGCACACTCATCTCGCCAAGAAGAACCTGTCAAATAAAAACGTTGGTGAGAAACAAAAAACAAAGGAAAAGCATGCTCTACCTGCAGCTGATGGTTTGTTGAAAGTCAGTCCAGTTAAAACAAAAGCGCTGAGAATATCAAAGGGTTTGAAGACATATGTAGGCAGTGGAAGTTCAAATCATCAAACTACTGATCGAGCAAAAGCAGGGAACGCCTCCAATACTGAAGAGTTCAATTTACCGCTAGAAGAATTCATGAAAGACCGTGATTTCGATATTACAGACTGCCGAATGCTGCAACAACTGGGATCTCCGTCTGTGGAAATTAATGGTCAGTTTTCTCCAGAAGATTTCAGACTCGATGCGTTTCAGGGAGGTCCTGGTAATTATTTGGATATGTATTCTCTCTATTATAACATGGATcaatttgaaaattttgcagaagcTGACTATTACAAAATGGAAGGAATCTATGATAGTAAGCAGGATAATGGTTCGGTGGATGAATTGCAATATTTACAGCTGTAA